The genomic region TGAGGCTGCCTGGGCAGCCGGTGGCCTGGGCGCGGTCGGCGAACTGCGGGTGGAGTCGGCCGGGCTGGCCCGGATGGAGTTCGTCGTTCTGGTTGCCCATCCGGACGACGAATCCCTCGGTGCCGGAGGGCTGCTTGCCCGCCTCACGTCCGCCGGTGCGCACGTCGAGGTCGGGGACCGCGCCCTGGTGGAACAGCTGCGGCGGAAAGGCTTCGCCGTCACAGCCACAGACAGTACACGTCCCAGTCGCTACTAGCTATCGCCCTTGTCCCTGCGGGTGGAGGCATCACTGCTGCCCTTACGGCCGTCGTCGTGGCTACCGTTAGGGTCGCTGCCGTCTCGGCCGTTGCCCTGTTCGCTGTATTTCTCGCGCAGCTCGCGTCCCAGCCGGATGTCTTCCTCTTCCTTCTCCTGGAGCTTGTCGCTCTTCTTGGTGTCGCGGGGCGGAAGCTGGAGGGTTTCCTCGGCCTCAATGCCCGCCTGCAGCTGCCGGCCACGCTCCATCTCGGCGTCGAACTCCGCGCCAAAAAGCAGGGACATGTTCAGGATCCAGAGCCACAGCAGCATGACGATCACGCCACCGATGGCACCGTACGTTTTGTTGTAGTTGCTGAAGTTCCCCACGTAGAACCCAAAACCCACAGAGGCCAGCACAAAAATGAGCAGGGCGATGAGGGAACCCAGGCTCATCCAGCGGAACTTTGGCTGGCGGATGTTAGGAGTGGCGTAATAGAGGATGGCAATGACGACGATCACCAGTGCCACAATGACCGGCCACTTCGCGATGTTCCACACGGTCAGGAAGACCCCGCCCAGACCCATGACATCGCCGACGGCCTCTGCCACCGGGCCGCTGATGACCAGCATGGCCGCCAGTAGGGCAACGATGATCAGGGAGATCACAGTGACCGCGAGCATGGTCCCGCGAAGCTTTACGAAGCCCCGGCCTTCATCAATCTCGTAAATCCGGTTCATTGCCCGGCCGAACGCGTTCACATACCCTGAAGCGGACCAGAGGGCTGTCAAGAGACCGATAACCAGGGTGAAGCCGGCTGCCGGTGATGTGGTCAGTTCCTGAATCGGGCCGCGGATCATCTCCACCGCCTGCCCGGGCGCGACGCCCTGGACGATTTCCAAGAGTGCCGCCGTCGTCTTTTCCGCTTGTCCAAAGATGCCGAGCAGCGAAACGAGGGCGAGCAGGGCGGGAAAGAGCGAGAAGATCGCGTAATAGGTAAGCCCCGCGGCGAGGTCGGGGCATTGGTCCGCCGTGAATTCACGCAGCGTTTTGCGGGCAATGTACTTCCACGATGGCTTGTCCACATCCGTGGGACTTGCCGGCTTTCGCGCGTCATCCGGGGTAGGGGCGCTGCCCGCCTTTGCGGTGCTGCTTTCCGGGGCTTCTTTCGTCGCCATGAGGGCATCCTTTCGTTGCGGGCGGGACGTGTTCCGGCGTCGCGGATCGTTCCCTGCCCGCTATCAGGGGTTCGGGCTCGCGGGTCGTGCTTCGAGTCGCATCAGGTTCTGGTCGCTACAGGGTTCGGGTCGCTACACTCCGGGCGCCCTGGGCGGATTGCGGCGGTCCAGCGTGAGAGGGTCGCTCCCCAGCGGATCGTCGGCCGGCTGCTTCCCACCCAGGGGATCGTCCGCCATCCGGGTGTCCGACTGCGGAGTCTCAACCAGCTGGCCGGAAGCCAGCGGGTTGGGATCCTGGCTGGCGCTGGCCTCATCGGGGCCGGTCCTGTCAGCACCAGTACTGTCGGCACCGGTCCTGTCCCCGACGGGCGGGGTCGCGCCCTTCGGCCGTTGGTTCTCCGTCATGTTTGATCCCTCTCCAGAGTGCCGGTTGCCGAGTGCAACCGACAATCACTCGCCATAAAATAGTAAGCATGGTTACTATTAGATAGTAAGTACCCTGATTGCCGCTAGTTCAATCGGCCGCCCCTCCGGCAGCGCTACGCCGGGTGCCAGCGGCCGGATTCTGCCGGAAATGACGTGCTGGAAAAGAGAGAGGTGGATCCACTGTGGACCCAACTGCCTG from Arthrobacter globiformis harbors:
- a CDS encoding YihY/virulence factor BrkB family protein — translated: MATKEAPESSTAKAGSAPTPDDARKPASPTDVDKPSWKYIARKTLREFTADQCPDLAAGLTYYAIFSLFPALLALVSLLGIFGQAEKTTAALLEIVQGVAPGQAVEMIRGPIQELTTSPAAGFTLVIGLLTALWSASGYVNAFGRAMNRIYEIDEGRGFVKLRGTMLAVTVISLIIVALLAAMLVISGPVAEAVGDVMGLGGVFLTVWNIAKWPVIVALVIVVIAILYYATPNIRQPKFRWMSLGSLIALLIFVLASVGFGFYVGNFSNYNKTYGAIGGVIVMLLWLWILNMSLLFGAEFDAEMERGRQLQAGIEAEETLQLPPRDTKKSDKLQEKEEEDIRLGRELREKYSEQGNGRDGSDPNGSHDDGRKGSSDASTRRDKGDS
- a CDS encoding PIG-L family deacetylase, translated to MVTFSHADAGADEAAWAAGGLGAVGELRVESAGLARMEFVVLVAHPDDESLGAGGLLARLTSAGAHVEVGDRALVEQLRRKGFAVTATDSTRPSRY